In a single window of the Bacillus mycoides genome:
- a CDS encoding YrzQ family protein, whose product MNLRNSLIALGVGAAAYQYARKQDVFSKRNVKKARKMIKSYL is encoded by the coding sequence TTGAATCTACGCAATTCATTAATCGCATTAGGTGTTGGAGCTGCAGCATATCAATATGCTCGCAAACAAGATGTATTCTCAAAACGCAATGTGAAAAAAGCACGTAAGATGATTAAGTCTTATTTATAA